In Caldicellulosiruptor obsidiansis OB47, a single window of DNA contains:
- a CDS encoding TVP38/TMEM64 family protein gives MVDEVRAKDKIKLWIFIFIIVLSMFALVYAEKQHQLNPKYIKQYISHFGVWAPVVFLILYSIKSFIIFIPAGVFMLAAGLSFGTMFGAIILIIGTILSSTIGFVFARYFGKDYVQKRLQNTKFSDVGKKIAEKGFLIILLLRLVPILPYDVINYICGLSKIRYRDFILATFIGTVPACFLYAYLGENILKPFSKGFYLSLCLVIVISLTPVLFAKSIKEFLQDDKEEDEHKI, from the coding sequence ATGGTTGATGAGGTAAGAGCAAAGGATAAGATTAAACTCTGGATATTTATTTTTATCATAGTGCTTTCAATGTTTGCTCTTGTATACGCAGAAAAGCAGCATCAGTTGAACCCTAAATATATAAAACAATATATTTCTCATTTTGGTGTATGGGCTCCAGTTGTGTTTTTAATACTCTATTCAATAAAATCATTTATAATCTTTATTCCTGCAGGAGTATTTATGCTGGCAGCTGGACTTTCGTTTGGTACTATGTTTGGAGCAATAATTCTCATTATTGGGACTATTCTTTCTTCTACTATTGGTTTTGTGTTTGCAAGGTATTTTGGTAAAGACTATGTACAAAAAAGATTGCAAAACACAAAGTTTTCAGATGTAGGAAAGAAGATAGCAGAAAAAGGTTTTTTAATCATACTACTTTTGAGGCTTGTGCCAATCCTTCCTTACGATGTAATAAATTATATATGCGGTCTTTCAAAGATAAGGTACAGAGACTTTATACTTGCCACATTTATAGGAACAGTGCCTGCATGTTTTTTATATGCTTACCTTGGTGAAAATATCTTAAAGCCATTTTCTAAAGGGTTTTACTTGAGTTTGTGTTTAGTGATTGTTATATCTCTCACACCAGTTCTTTTTGCAAAGAGTATAAAAGAATTTTTACAGGATGATAAAGAAGAAGATGAGCATAAAATTTAA
- a CDS encoding N-acetylmuramoyl-L-alanine amidase, whose product MKSIRENLFLICISLFTFGILIACLFINRYVFEIAEIFNEDTYQGKNLVVIDPGHGGFDPGAVIGDIKESVINLQIAKKLKEYFEMFGFRVVLTRSTEDDLSEHDKKSHDLKKRKEIVLANNPQVFISIHLNSFPVSKYFGAQVFYDKSNEEAKKVALFVQNELRYMPNGLVNRRQPKPIDVYILKNLKIPAILVECGFMSNKMELSLLQSQQYQDWLSYSILKGVLNYLDQREEKGKNG is encoded by the coding sequence TTGAAAAGTATAAGAGAAAATCTATTTTTGATTTGTATATCACTTTTTACTTTTGGAATTTTGATAGCATGTTTATTTATAAATCGGTATGTATTCGAAATTGCTGAAATTTTTAATGAGGATACTTATCAAGGTAAGAATCTTGTTGTTATTGACCCCGGGCACGGTGGGTTTGACCCGGGAGCAGTGATCGGCGATATAAAAGAGTCTGTGATAAACCTTCAGATTGCAAAAAAGCTGAAAGAGTATTTTGAGATGTTCGGATTTAGAGTGGTTCTTACGCGCTCAACAGAAGATGATTTGAGCGAACACGACAAAAAGTCGCATGACCTGAAAAAAAGAAAAGAGATTGTGCTTGCAAACAATCCTCAAGTTTTTATTTCCATTCATTTAAACAGCTTTCCTGTGAGCAAGTACTTTGGTGCGCAGGTGTTTTATGACAAATCAAATGAGGAGGCGAAAAAAGTTGCTTTGTTTGTCCAAAATGAGCTAAGATATATGCCAAATGGGCTTGTAAACAGACGACAGCCAAAACCAATAGATGTGTATATCCTAAAAAACCTCAAAATTCCTGCTATATTGGTGGAATGTGGTTTTATGTCAAACAAGATGGAGTTATCTTTACTTCAAAGCCAGCAGTATCAGGACTGGCTTTCATACTCAATATTGAAAGGAGTTTTAAACTATTTAGACCAGAGGGAGGAGAAGGGGAAAAATGGATGA
- the pepV gene encoding dipeptidase PepV, which translates to MDEVKALIDKEIEDLKDDIINTTVQLIKIRSVEDMPAPNMPFGKAINDALLTCENLCKNLGFETKNYDGYALEAVYGNQDEDVCVIGHLDVVPEGEGWSVPPYEGVVKDGKIFGRGAVDDKGPTVAALYGMYVLKKLAEEKKISLKRKLRFVFGTNEEGGSKCLQYYFERAKYPTVGFTPDADFPVIQGEKGFLVFEFAKDVEDTFEIEGGQRPNMVPDRCRFEGSFDVQKAKEIIAKKGLNDKAEVFEEAGKTIIVTKGVSAHGSLPFKGENAISYMFDILDELWTKEDEFRRFIDFYNTHIGFDVFGEKLSIGFEDEKSGKLVLNAGMIRKEKDKLILTINVRYPVDTSYDEIEKIVKEVVQNYNIEYRLVTNVPPLYFEADHFLIRTLLEVYREFTNDDTQPLVIGGGTYARWAKNVVAFGPNMPGDEEVAHQKDEYILIDRLMLCSKIYANAIYRLAKE; encoded by the coding sequence ATGGATGAGGTAAAAGCGCTGATAGACAAAGAAATTGAAGATTTAAAAGATGATATAATAAATACTACTGTGCAGCTTATAAAAATCAGGAGCGTTGAGGATATGCCTGCACCTAATATGCCGTTTGGCAAGGCAATAAACGATGCGCTACTTACGTGTGAAAATCTTTGCAAAAACTTGGGATTTGAAACAAAGAACTATGACGGATATGCGCTTGAGGCAGTATATGGGAATCAGGATGAGGATGTGTGCGTGATAGGTCATCTGGATGTTGTACCTGAGGGGGAAGGCTGGAGCGTACCGCCTTATGAAGGTGTTGTAAAGGACGGTAAAATTTTTGGACGTGGTGCAGTTGATGATAAAGGTCCAACTGTGGCAGCTCTTTATGGCATGTATGTGCTTAAAAAGCTTGCCGAAGAAAAGAAGATTTCTCTTAAAAGAAAGCTCAGGTTTGTATTTGGTACAAACGAAGAAGGTGGTTCTAAATGTCTGCAGTATTATTTTGAAAGAGCAAAATATCCTACTGTTGGGTTTACTCCAGATGCCGATTTTCCAGTCATCCAGGGTGAAAAAGGTTTTTTGGTGTTTGAGTTTGCAAAAGATGTGGAAGATACCTTTGAGATTGAGGGTGGACAGCGACCTAACATGGTGCCTGACAGGTGCAGGTTCGAAGGTAGTTTTGATGTCCAAAAAGCCAAAGAAATTATTGCCAAAAAAGGACTAAATGATAAGGCAGAGGTTTTTGAAGAAGCTGGCAAGACAATTATAGTTACAAAGGGAGTATCTGCCCACGGGAGCCTGCCTTTTAAGGGCGAGAATGCCATATCTTATATGTTCGATATTTTAGATGAGCTTTGGACAAAAGAGGATGAGTTTAGAAGATTTATTGACTTTTACAATACTCATATTGGATTTGACGTGTTTGGCGAGAAACTCTCAATTGGATTTGAGGATGAAAAGTCAGGTAAGCTTGTGTTAAATGCCGGGATGATACGCAAAGAAAAAGATAAACTTATCCTTACAATAAATGTTCGATATCCAGTTGACACCTCATATGATGAGATAGAAAAGATAGTAAAAGAAGTAGTTCAAAATTACAATATTGAATATCGACTTGTCACAAACGTTCCCCCTCTTTATTTTGAAGCTGACCACTTTTTAATCAGAACGTTGCTTGAGGTTTACAGAGAATTTACAAATGACGATACACAGCCGCTTGTGATTGGCGGTGGAACATACGCAAGGTGGGCGAAAAATGTTGTTGCTTTTGGTCCAAATATGCCGGGTGATGAAGAGGTTGCACACCAAAAAGATGAATATATCCTTATAGACAGGCTCATGCTGTGTAGCAAAATCTATGCAAATGCTATTTACAGACTTGCCAAAGAATAG
- a CDS encoding manganese efflux pump, whose amino-acid sequence MNIYQIFVITLSLNIDALFFGVAFGTKGIKILTKSKVIIFFTSMSITIISFFMGRWFGKFLEPQLSSHLGAIFMIIIGIVFVIRTLLEKNSSPLPKTLVNLSLKSLGLTIKIIKEPVLSDIDSSGSIEPVEAFLVALALSLDGLSASFSLGLSNLANIEQIFLIPVFQFIAISAGNVFAYFFKTFKKSLIANYIPGIVLILLGIYNLF is encoded by the coding sequence ATGAATATATATCAGATATTTGTTATAACTCTCTCTCTCAACATCGACGCACTTTTTTTTGGAGTCGCTTTTGGTACAAAAGGTATTAAAATTCTTACAAAATCAAAGGTAATCATATTTTTCACATCTATGAGTATCACCATAATTTCATTTTTCATGGGAAGATGGTTTGGCAAATTCCTTGAACCTCAACTTTCTTCACACTTGGGCGCCATTTTTATGATAATAATCGGCATAGTATTCGTAATTAGAACACTTCTTGAGAAGAACAGCAGCCCTTTACCTAAGACACTTGTTAACCTGTCTTTAAAATCGCTCGGACTTACTATAAAAATCATAAAAGAGCCTGTACTATCCGACATCGACAGCTCAGGCTCAATAGAACCAGTAGAAGCATTCCTGGTTGCTCTTGCACTTTCGCTTGATGGTCTTTCAGCTTCATTCTCATTGGGTCTTTCAAACCTTGCAAATATAGAGCAAATATTTCTCATACCAGTATTTCAATTTATAGCTATCTCTGCAGGAAATGTCTTTGCCTACTTTTTTAAGACTTTCAAAAAATCACTTATTGCCAATTACATCCCGGGGATTGTTCTAATTCTTCTTGGAATTTACAATCTATTTTAA
- a CDS encoding sigma-70 family RNA polymerase sigma factor, whose amino-acid sequence MDERELVERAKKDKKYFEKLYEMYFDKIYSYIYYRTFNHPITEDLTSETFMKVLRSLDRFEWKENGSFCAWIFRIAQNVVNDYYRAKKEFIGIEKISGSSVLRNPEDEFLDKVEKDMIKSALKKLTKDQQEVVILRYGANMKFNEIAKIKNKSDVAVRALFFRAMHSLKEMLLKEVHESE is encoded by the coding sequence ATGGATGAGAGAGAATTGGTGGAGAGAGCAAAGAAGGATAAGAAATACTTTGAAAAGTTATATGAGATGTATTTTGACAAAATTTATTCTTACATATACTACAGAACGTTCAACCATCCGATTACAGAGGACCTGACTAGCGAGACCTTTATGAAAGTGCTAAGGTCACTTGACAGGTTTGAGTGGAAGGAAAATGGTTCTTTTTGTGCATGGATATTTCGTATTGCTCAGAATGTTGTAAATGACTATTACAGAGCTAAAAAAGAATTTATTGGTATTGAAAAAATATCTGGTAGTTCAGTGCTAAGAAATCCGGAAGATGAGTTTTTAGATAAAGTAGAGAAAGATATGATAAAAAGTGCGCTTAAAAAACTTACAAAAGACCAGCAGGAAGTTGTGATTTTGCGGTATGGTGCAAACATGAAGTTTAACGAAATTGCAAAGATAAAAAACAAATCGGATGTGGCTGTAAGAGCCTTATTTTTCAGAGCAATGCATTCGCTCAAAGAAATGCTTTTAAAAGAGGTGCATGAAAGTGAATGA
- a CDS encoding STAS domain-containing protein → MNLDLKERISENGIVIELKGELDIFSSPTLKDKLYSLIDTSSNDVIIDMNDVTYIDSTGLGVFVGALKKSRQKGTNIVLKNLKPNVRKVFTITGLDKVFRIE, encoded by the coding sequence ATGAACCTTGATTTAAAAGAGAGAATTTCTGAGAATGGTATTGTGATTGAGCTAAAAGGTGAACTTGACATATTTTCTTCACCAACTTTGAAAGACAAGCTCTATTCATTGATTGATACATCGTCAAATGACGTTATTATTGATATGAACGATGTTACCTATATTGACTCTACTGGGCTTGGTGTATTTGTAGGTGCTTTAAAAAAGTCAAGACAAAAAGGTACAAACATTGTGCTTAAAAACTTAAAACCCAATGTAAGGAAAGTTTTTACTATCACCGGGCTTGATAAAGTCTTCAGAATTGAATGA
- a CDS encoding anti-sigma regulatory factor codes for MDQIMLTIPPKAEYIMVVRLTLSGIAARAGFDFETIEDLKMAISEVFNLFEIEKLSRKISIEFNVTSEYLDIRIDVPNGELTGNDLAKMILQTLIDEAEFEKTEDGHIVKLKKYHRGV; via the coding sequence ATGGACCAAATTATGTTAACAATTCCGCCTAAAGCTGAATATATTATGGTAGTAAGGTTAACGTTGTCGGGTATAGCTGCACGAGCTGGTTTTGATTTTGAGACAATAGAGGATTTGAAAATGGCAATATCAGAGGTTTTTAACCTTTTTGAAATAGAAAAGCTAAGTAGAAAAATATCTATTGAGTTTAACGTTACAAGTGAGTATTTGGATATAAGAATTGATGTACCAAATGGCGAGTTAACAGGCAACGACCTTGCAAAGATGATTCTTCAAACCCTGATTGATGAGGCTGAGTTTGAAAAAACCGAAGATGGTCATATTGTGAAACTAAAAAAATATCATCGAGGGGTCTGA
- a CDS encoding SigB/SigF/SigG family RNA polymerase sigma factor, with protein MVDEKRTLEIDDEKIDRLFEEYQRTKAIELRNELVNKYLYIAEIIAKKFVNRGIDYDDLYQVACVALINAVERFEPNKGYKFTSFATPTIMGEIKRYFRDRASIIRLPRRLYETSAKIKLVTEMLSSKLKRPPKVEEIAQHLNMSTEEVLEVMEASNSYLPQSLDQTMYEDEEMTLGDVLGKSDENILQIENVEAVKKAIERLSPFEREFVQKRFFEEKTQKEIAEEMNVSQMYISRLEKKVLKKLKDFIEEKKEE; from the coding sequence ATGGTTGATGAAAAAAGGACATTAGAGATTGATGATGAAAAAATAGATAGACTCTTCGAAGAGTATCAGAGAACCAAGGCTATTGAGCTTAGGAATGAACTTGTAAACAAGTACCTTTATATAGCTGAAATTATCGCAAAAAAGTTTGTCAACAGAGGAATAGACTATGATGACCTTTACCAGGTTGCATGCGTTGCACTAATAAATGCTGTGGAGAGGTTTGAACCCAACAAAGGTTATAAATTTACAAGTTTTGCAACTCCAACTATAATGGGAGAAATAAAAAGATATTTCAGAGATAGAGCTTCAATTATTAGACTTCCAAGGAGATTATATGAAACTTCTGCCAAGATAAAACTTGTGACAGAAATGCTTTCTTCAAAGTTAAAAAGACCGCCGAAGGTAGAAGAGATTGCTCAGCATCTTAACATGAGCACAGAAGAAGTCTTAGAGGTAATGGAAGCATCAAATAGTTATCTTCCCCAGTCTTTGGACCAGACCATGTATGAGGATGAAGAGATGACGCTTGGAGATGTTCTTGGCAAGAGCGATGAGAACATCTTACAGATAGAAAATGTTGAAGCTGTAAAGAAGGCAATTGAGAGGCTTTCACCTTTTGAGAGAGAGTTTGTTCAAAAGCGATTTTTTGAAGAAAAGACTCAAAAGGAAATTGCAGAGGAGATGAACGTTTCACAGATGTACATTTCACGGCTTGAAAAAAAGGTGTTAAAGAAATTGAAGGATTTCATTGAAGAGAAAAAAGAGGAATAA